A stretch of Mus musculus strain C57BL/6J chromosome 19, GRCm38.p6 C57BL/6J DNA encodes these proteins:
- the Olfr1437 gene encoding olfactory receptor 1437 codes for MIKERNFTEITEFILLGFSDFPQITALLFVMFLILYITTLTWNLSLVVLIRMDSYLHTPMYFFLSNLSFIDICYISSTVPKMLSNLFQEKQTISFVGCIVQYFMFATMGLSESCLMTAMAYDRYAAICNPLLYSSVMSPTLCAQMVMGSYTAGIMGSLSQVCALLQLHFCGPNVIRHFFCDMPQLLNLSCTDTFFAQVVLLILTMLFCISNALVIIISYGYIVLSILKITSAKGRSKAFNTCASHLTAVSLFYTSSAFVYLSSSSGGSSSFDRFVSVFYTVLIPMLNPLVYSLRNKEIKDAGKRLQKKLGCC; via the coding sequence ATGATTAAGGAAAGAAACTTTACTGAGATCACCGAATTCATCCTCCTAGGATTCTCTGATTTCCCCCAAATCACAGCACTGCTTTTTGTTATGTTCCTCATCCTGTATATTACAACCCTGACCTGGAACCTGTCCCTTGTTGTTTTAATAAGGATGGACTCCTATCTCCATACACCTATGTACTTCTTCCTTAGTAATCTGTCCTTTATAGACATCTGCTATATCTCTTCTACAGTCCCAAAGATGCTTTCCAACCTCTTCCAGGAAAAGCAAACTATCAGCTTTGTGGGCTGCATAGTTCAATACTTTATGTTTGCCACAATGGGACTGAGTGAATCTTGCCTCATGACAGCCATGGCCTATGACAGGTATGCTGCCATTTGTAACCCTCTTCTGTACTCATCAGTCATGTCACCCACACTTTGCGCTCAGATGGTGATGGGAAGCTACACAGCAGGAATCATGGGTTCTCTATCTCAGGTGTGTGCCTTGCTGCAGCTCCACTTCTGTGGACCTAACGTCATCAGACATTTCTTCTGTGACATGCCCCAGCTGTTAAATCTATCCTGCACTGACACTTTTTTTGCACAGGTAGTGCTTCTCATATTAACAATGTTGTTTTGTATTTCAAATGCTTTAGTCATCATAATATCCTATGGCTATATTGTCTTGTCCATTCTGAAGATCACTTCAGCTAAGGGTAGGTCCAAGGCATTCAATACTTGTGCTTCTCACCTGACAGCTGTTTCCCTATTCTACACCTCCAGTGCTTTTGTATATTTGAGTTCCAGCTCTGGTGGCTCCTCCAGCTTTGATAGATTTGTGTCTGTCTTCTACACTGTGTTGATTCCTATGTTGAACCCTTTGGTTTATAGTCTGAGGAACAAGGAAATCAAAGATGCTGGAAAGAGGTTACAGAAGAAGCTGGGATGCTGCTAA